One Collinsella aerofaciens ATCC 25986 DNA window includes the following coding sequences:
- a CDS encoding type II toxin-antitoxin system RelB family antitoxin has translation MATAVTSMRIPTELNERYSRLAKETGRSRSFYVNEALQESIDRFEYEYGILKDIEDYRAGRLETYSIDEVRAHCGLAN, from the coding sequence ATGGCTACCGCAGTCACTTCGATGAGGATTCCGACCGAGCTGAACGAGCGCTACAGCAGGCTTGCGAAGGAGACCGGCAGGTCGAGGAGCTTCTACGTGAACGAGGCCCTGCAAGAATCGATTGACCGTTTCGAGTACGAGTACGGGATTCTCAAGGACATCGAGGACTACCGCGCAGGCAGGCTCGAGACCTACAGCATCGATGAGGTAAGGGCGCATTGTGGTCTGGCGAATTGA